The segment aaaatattcttaatttactgaagtattttcattagatattagTATGAAATCCGAGAGTTTTTCCTCAAGGGTTATATGGTTTTTGAGGTCATCGGATGTCCTCGTGAAAATCTGTAGGATCTAGAGTTTTTGATGGGTGGGCAAAAACGTAACCCTCGGGTGAAAATACCTTTTGTAGTCTCCTGAAAATAGTCAGTCACTCTTGAAACTCTGAACTTCTTGATATTCTGGAAACCATTTTGGTTCTGAAGAGAACTAGGTCTAGAAATCACTTTGTAGGTGGTACCTACTACTGTATCAACTGTATCGTCAATACATTTCACTAGTGCCATCTGTTGGAGGGAAGCAATATTCCAAATTTATTTCCCATTATTTCAAAGACATTCTATATTAGGTAAAGTAATTTTTTGAATTACTTTTTATTACCTGGATACTAatcaaaaaatttgttttaaaagaagTCCATGAAAGTTGATTAAATATGACAATTAAATCAGTTAAAATTGTGTCATGTGACACTCGTAACTGAGAGTAAGATGGCGATTTCTTTTGTTAACACACGAATATAGCCTCAGAGAAGTTTGAAAACAAACTTCTCTAAGTAAGCTGTAATCAGTTCTTCTTAAACTTAATTAAAGGGAAATTGTTTTAATACAATAAACTACAATAAaataactttatccatcttcatAACGTTAATACAACATAGATAAAAGAGTTTAACTATAATAATTTTCCAGTCGAAATCACTTCGGATCTTCAGTCATCTGACTCGTCCGATTCCTCTGACTTGGACTCGGATTCGGATTCGTTCGATTCGGGGTACTGGGCCTCGCCCTCGTAAGTGACCTCAGCCACGTAACCTGAGTCACCCTCGATGTAATAATTTACTGTCTGCAGACGCCCGTCTGGAAGCTGGACGTAGTACGACCCCTGAGTGTCGTCTCCGTCGCGGGTTTCATCGTGTCCGAACTCGTTGCTGGAGGAGTCGCCGCTCACGGCCCAGCTGAAGCTGTACTTGGCTTCGCTGGATTCATAGGATTCCTCTGAGGAGGAATCCTGGAATGGAGAAATTTacagttgattattattattattattattattattattattattattattattattattattacttagatgacgaaccctattcatatagaataaaCCCACTAcagggctattgacttgaaattcaagcttccaaagattttgAATTTCAACTCAATGGTCCTTGTGGTAGGCCTGTTCCATATGGAtagattcatcttctgaataataataataataataataataataataataataataataataataataataataataataataataatcttttgaaACTCGAATTTCAAGttattggcccctttggtgggcttgttacaTGAATAGGagtcgtcttctgaataataataataataataataataataataataataataataataataataataataataataataataatactgacaaATATGGTGTTCTTCACAGATATGCAACTCCAGAAGAAAGTTTGTGAACACGAAACTCACCTCTGATTCCTCGGGTCCAGGAACTGGTCTGGCGGTAACCACAACAAGGGCAGCGAAGCACCAGAAGATGAGGACCTGAGGTATACGAGggtaaatatattacataaattaataataaaaaaagatattttaactAAATTAGGGATAAGAGTGTAATCacaattagtaaaataataagaaGTGATATAATTCAGTGGTTTGTGATATAGCCATAGCTGTTGCAACAATAACGTCCGATGCATAAAACGGAtaaaagttttgagagagagagagagagagagagagagagagagagagagagagagagagagagaacattacctTAGAGTTCATCTTGCTTGTTTATCTTCGTCTAGGGTAACTATTGTAACTGACTAGGTCACCGTCTCCCATTATATACTCAAATTCTGGTGGTCTCCGAATTTtgcaaaatctgcaacctttgcaACCAAATCCTCTGTTCCAGGTTTTGAGGTTTGTTTATAGAAAAACcagacaaaaatttaaaaaaaaatgaaaagactgcGAAGGTGTTTAGCAAACAACTGGTTTCAAGGTTAGGTCACTCACCAGGCGCTGTGTAATCTTTTAGCGTCAATCTGGTTTCTTGTGGCGATGTCTCTGCGAAACGCAGGTTTTTgttgttctctcttctctccccctctctctccctcatactCCGCATATTtattgttgtgtatatatactatatatatatatatatatatatatatatatatatatatatatatatatatatatatatatatatatatatatattgtttcagaACAATGTTTCAAGTTTTGACGAACCTGAAAAAAGCgtcgtttttgttttgttttcgagagagagagagagagagagagagagagagagagagagagagagagagaggagaaatgggTCAGCAGCATCATTCATCACGATTTACGATTCTCGCTCCctaccgccccccaccccccacacaaaaaaaaaaaaaaaaaaaaaaaaaaaaaaaaaacgaaagcatTTTACCAAAGGGCCATTACCGAGTCGCAAAACCAGTTCAGGTCAAAATAACCACACCCCAGTTTCACACCAGTTTTTACTTGCGGCAGTGTCCAAGGTCAGAGGTCAGTAGTGGTCATACCTGACGCCTTTTCAGAGAACAAATTGCTAAAATTTTACATGCGAGGTATTTCTAATAATGCAGGTCACTGTGACCTGTAGGGGTATTTACtcaagggaggttggtggggtatttctctctctctctctctctctctctctctctctctctctctcggaaaacaAAAACGACACTTTTTTTTCGGTCCGTCAAAACTTGAAACCTTGTTTTGAAATCTTATGGTCTAGTatgttcttaatttttatttcattcgtccaaaaatcataaaaataaaatctgatggcgattatctctttctctctctctctcattatctggTCTTCCTTATTTCTCgcaattattacattattataatacgacaaaataaaatcatagtGGCACCAGCATCAGCCATTAGCAAGAATGAAACAAcccttatttattttataacaggatttgccagttttttttttttttttttttttttttttttgtcaggtttTAGGACGTTGAAAAAATTTCCTCTTTAAACAGTTAGAAGCCACAAGGTCTGTTTGAATATTTGATTATTCACGCTTTTGTCGCTATCTTTAGAACCTTCCTTCAAGGAGGAAAATGCATTCACGTTGAAGGCCCCATCTAATGCTACACCAATTCGTGATAACTCGATTTTCTATTTAATTACTTAATTCGCATTTCTTGGTTTGTTTACAAGATTTACTAAAGTTTTTCCTGTTCAGGCAATCCTATGTCACGCAATGAGTGCGCAGGATGTTTTTCGTTGCAGTACATTTTATGCAACAAACACAATGAACGTATAGTGAGTTCATTATTGCGTTCATTTGCATCAGACGTAAACACTTATACGTGTTGAACACAAAGATTCCAGtctttctttattcataaaattGGAGTTAGATTGTCCCAACTTAATCCAACTTCGATAAAACGTTTCCTTTAGCTAtctttattcataatatggcagTTTCCCCAACTTAATCCAACTTCGATGAAACATTTCCTTAAGCTTTCTTTATTCATAAAATGGCAGTTTCCCCAACTTAATCCAACAACATAAGGACTCCTCCAGCTTTCTTCATTCATAAAATGGGGGTAAAAATTCCAAGTAAATCCGACAAAAACTTAAACATCCCTCTATCTTTCTTCATTTGCAAAACTGTAgtgatatttccaatttcatccAGTTTTAAAAACAAAGGTGTCCTCTCATTGGCTTTATTCATAAAATTGGAGTGATTTTCCCCCAACTGAATCCAACTTTAACGTAAGGATTTCTCTATCTTTCCTCAGTCACTAAACTGGAGTTAGATTTCCTCAGTTTAATACCACTTTAACATAAAGATTCCTCTAGCTTTCACCATTCATAAAATACGATTGAAATTTCCAACGTAATGCAACAATGAGATAAGGATTCCTCTAGCTTTCCTCATTCATAAAATGGGAGTGACCTTTCCAACTTAATACAACTTTAACATATTATTTCCTCCAgcttccttcattcataaaatggCAGTGAAATTTCCAACTAATCCAACTTCGAGATAAGGATTCCTCTATCTTTACTCATTCACTAAACTGGAGCAGTTTTCATCGCCTTTATCCAGCAATAAACTAAACAACAAGTTCGTTAAGACGTATTGGCATAAGGTCATTGTAAAGCAGTTTAAAACTGCTCCGAATATCAGCCCACGCCCATATTTCTTTGCTCTTGGCACTGACAGAGTCCTCTTGCTCAAAGACCCCAGGTTTCGTCGAATAAAGGCAACCAGTTGTGGGTCTTCGAGAAGTGAGTCACAAATTGGAGCGATAAAAAAGGGTCTTCACGGGTCTGGTACGGTTGGGTGGGCATtgcaaaatgaaatggaaaaaagatTTACGCTTCTAAAAGTGGTGGGCTCTCTTAATGGAATTTTACTAAATAGGTCGAGAGGTATAGTGTTTGTGATTCAAGGTAGTAGCCCGTGCTGGtctgatgtgtgtatatatatatatatatatatatatatatatatatatatatatatatatatatatatatatatgtgtgtgtgtgtgtgtgtgtgtgtgtgtgtgtgtgtgtgttgtataaacatatatatatatatatatatatatatatatatatatataatatatatatatatatatatatattgactgtgcAAAAGCAGCAAAAATATCACTTGAAACAGCAACATAGAGAATAATCCAGATCACATTGATTATGGTATACCCAAAATTCTTCGTTCTAAAAATATTACGACAAAATCTTACTAATGAGCggagaataaaaaaagtttacatataactgaaaaaaaaactaataaacaaattGCA is part of the Macrobrachium nipponense isolate FS-2020 chromosome 15, ASM1510439v2, whole genome shotgun sequence genome and harbors:
- the LOC135226840 gene encoding pro-resilin-like, whose amino-acid sequence is MNSKVLIFWCFAALVVVTARPVPGPEESEDSSSEESYESSEAKYSFSWAVSGDSSSNEFGHDETRDGDDTQGSYYVQLPDGRLQTVNYYIEGDSGYVAEVTYEGEAQYPESNESESESKSEESDESDD